One segment of Candidatus Brocadiaceae bacterium DNA contains the following:
- a CDS encoding transcriptional regulator, with protein MDSPDSHRYYELKLLEHLEQAEELPRRVAASKLGVSVKLAHKLLGGLVERGLVHVRKENARRWRYFLTPRGIAEKARLTREFLEFSFEFYREARRRSAQVCRDLRESGVRRVAFLGVGELAEIAYLGVREWGLELVDVFDPVRAGRTFFDCTVRSPSEAARSEAERIIVTAFDPHNPMGPRFLPERVAAEQRMVWIFARPEAGGSVTL; from the coding sequence ATGGATTCGCCCGACTCCCATCGCTACTACGAGCTGAAGCTGCTCGAGCACCTGGAGCAGGCCGAGGAACTGCCCCGGCGCGTGGCGGCCTCGAAGCTCGGCGTGAGCGTCAAGCTGGCCCACAAGCTGCTCGGCGGGCTGGTCGAGCGCGGTCTGGTGCACGTGCGCAAGGAGAACGCGCGGCGCTGGCGCTACTTCCTGACGCCCCGCGGCATCGCCGAGAAGGCCCGGCTGACGCGCGAGTTCCTGGAGTTCAGCTTCGAGTTCTACCGGGAGGCCCGGCGCCGCTCGGCCCAGGTGTGTCGCGACCTGCGCGAGTCCGGCGTGCGCCGCGTGGCCTTTCTGGGCGTCGGCGAACTCGCCGAGATCGCCTACCTCGGGGTGCGCGAGTGGGGGCTGGAGCTGGTGGACGTCTTCGACCCCGTGCGGGCCGGGCGCACGTTCTTCGACTGTACCGTGCGATCGCCCTCGGAGGCGGCCCGTTCGGAGGCCGAGCGGATCATCGTCACGGCGTTCGATCCGCACAACCCGATGGGGCCGCGTTTCCTGCCGGAGCGCGTGGCGGCCGAGCAGCGGATGGTATGGATCTTCGCCCGTCCGGAGGCGGGCGGGTCAGTGACCCTGTGA